From Coturnix japonica isolate 7356 chromosome 1, Coturnix japonica 2.1, whole genome shotgun sequence, the proteins below share one genomic window:
- the DUSP16 gene encoding dual specificity protein phosphatase 16 has translation MADEMISTQIIVAEKLVALLESGTEKLLLIDSRPFVEYNTSHILDTININCLKLMKWRLQQDKVLITELIQHSAKHKIEIDCKQEVVVYDQSSKDVTSLSPDCFLTVLLGKLEKNFISVYLLSGGFAEFSSSFPGLCEGKSTLVPTCISQPCLPVSNIGPTRILPHLYLGCQRDVLNKEMIQQNDIGYVLNASNTCPKPDFIPESHFLRVPVNDSFCEKILPWLDKSVDFIEKAKASNGRVLVHCLAGISRSATIAIAYIMKRMDMSLDEAYRFVKEKRPTISPNFNFLGQLLDFEKKIKNQSGQPGHISKLKLLHLEKSGEHVLVPEGGQSSLATSQLCITATSEIVEPKPADPGSVPCTHLPSLEDSPLVQGINGLHVSLDKVEDSNRLKRSFSLDIKSVSYSATSSCVAASVQGFASSEDTLEYYKHATALEGSSKLCQFSPVQEVSEQTPEASPDKEEANPPKKPQNAWQLDSQSKRQHVGRSSSGAVTQRALLYPLHRSGSVEDNYRTNFLFGLSTSQQHLAKSAAGLGLKGWHSDILAPQTSAPSLTSSWYFAAESSHFYSASTIYGNSAAYSAYSCSQLPTGCEQACAVRRRTKQGNRGDSRRSWHEESSFEKQFKRRSCQMEFGESIISDNRSREELGKMGSQSSFSGSMEIIEVS, from the exons ATGGCCGATGAGATGATCAGCACTCAAATCATTGTCGCCGAGAAGTTGGTGGCTTTGCTGGAGAGTGGTACTGAAAAATTGCTGCTGATTGACAGCCGCCCCTTTGTGGAATACAATACGTCCCACATCTTGGATACCATTAATATCAACTGTTTGAAGCTTATGAAgtggaggctgcagcaggacaaAGTTTTGATTACAGAGCTCATTCAGCATTCAGCAAAACACAAG ATTGAAATTGATTGCAAGCAGGAAGTGGTAGTATATGACCAAAGCTCTAAAGATGTGACCTCTCTATCACCTGACTGCTTTCTTACTGTGCTCCTGGGCAAACTGGAGAAGAATTTCATCTCTGTATATCTGCTTTCAG GTGGATTTGCTGAATTCTCCAGCTCTTTCCCTGGTCTCTGCGAAGGAAAATCCACGCTTGTCCCTACTTGCATTTCTCAACCCTGTCTACCAGTCTCTAACATTGGCCCAACCAGGATTCTGCCTCATCTCTACCTGGGGTGTCAGCGGGATGTCCTCAACAAG GAGATGATCCAGCAGAATGATATCGGATATGTACTAAACGCCAGTAATACCTGCCCAAAGCCCGATTTCATTCCAGAATCCCATTTTTTGAGAGTGCCTGTGAATGACAGCTTTTGTGAGAAGATTTTGCCTTGGTTGGATAAATCAGTCGATTTTATAG AGAAAGCTAAAGCATCAAATGGACGTGTGTTAGTGCACTGCTTAGCTGGAATCTCTCGCTCTGCCACAATCGCTATTGCATACATCATGAAGAGAATGGATATGTCCTTAGATGAAGCTTACAG attTGTTAAAGAGAAAAGGCCAACCATCTCCCCCAACTTCAACTTTCTGGGCCAGCTTTTGGactttgagaaaaaaatcaagaatcaGAGCGGTCAGCCCGGACACATCAGTAAGCTGAAACTTCTGCACTTGGAGAAAAGCGGCGAGCACGTGCTGGTGCCAGAGGGGGGGCAGAGCAGCCTCGCCACAAGTCAGCTCTGCATCACTGCTACCTCAGAGATCGTAGAACCGAAGCCTGCGGACCCTGGGAGCGTGCCATGCACACACTTGCCCTCGCTGGAGGACAGCCCACTGGTACAGGGCATAAATGGGCTGCACGTCTCCCTAGATAAGGTGGAAGACAGTAACCGGCTGAAGCGCTCCTTTTCATTGGATATTAAATCTGTGTCCTACTCTGCCACTAGCAGCTGTGTGGCTGCGTCGGTGCAAGGCTTTGCTTCTTCTGAAGACACCCTGGAGTACTACAAACACGCGACAGCTTTAGAGGGAAGCAGCAAGCTGTGTCAGTTCTCCCCTGTGCAGGAGGTCTCAGAGCAGACCCCAGAAGCCAGCCCAGATAAGGAGGAAGCAAACCCTCCGAAGAAGCCCCAGAATGCCTGGCAGCTGGATAGCCAGAGCAAGCGGCAGCACGTGGGGAGATCCAGCAGTGGCGCAGTCACTCAGCGGGCGCTCCTGTATCCGCTGCACCGCAGTGGGAGCGTGGAAGACAATTACCGAACGAACTTCTTGTTTGGGCTGTCCACCAGCCAGCAGCACTTGGCGAAATCCGCGGCAGGGCTGGGCCTCAAAGGCTGGCACTCGGACATCTTGGCTCCTCAGACGTCGGCCCCATCCCTTACCAGCAGCTGGTACTTTGCAGCCGAGTCCTCGCATTTCTACTCTGCCTCCACCATCTATGGGAACAGCGCTGCCTACTCTGCCtacagctgcagccagctgcccaCGGGCTGCGAGCAAGCCTGTGCTGTGCGCAGGAGGACGAAGCAGGGCAACCGTGGAGACTCCAGGCGGAGCTGGCACGAGGAGAGttcttttgaaaagcagtttaaGCGCAGAAGCTGCCAGATGGAGTTTGGGGAAAGCATCATATCGGACAACAGATCCAGAGAAGAACTGGGGAAGATGGGCAGCCAGTCGAGCTTTTCAGGCAGCATGGAAATCATTGAAGTGTCCTGA